TCCGTTTACTGTTACTACTCCCGATGCTTTAACCAGGCCCCCTGTGATAGTTCCGTCGCCCAGCGTGTCGAGCAGGAATGATTTTCCATTTGAAAGGGTCAGTAAAGCCCCACTTTTCCCGGGCATGGCATCCCTGATTACCCTACTTTCCGTCAACATAGCAGGAGCATCTTTGCTTCGCTTAACCGGGAAGAAGTACCACCCGGCGGAAATCATCATGAAAATAAGCATCGCTGCCGCTGCGTAGCGCAGTCCTTTACGGTTCCATAAAGCGAGCGCCTGCATGTCTATCACCCGGCCCTTTAAAGCGGCCGGCTGATCGCCTAATTTGAATATTGCTTCCAGCACCTGCCGGGAGGCATTTTCAGGCATCCTGCCGGGCAAATGTTCCGGCAAATGAACTTCATCGCTTATTTGTTTCAGGATAACGTCATCATCCCCTAATTGAGCTATATGCTGCAACAACGCCTCCCTTTCTTCGGCGGTTGCAGTTTTTTGAATATACTTTTCAAACAATAATCTCAAATATTCATTGTCCATCGTTTATAAAGACTTCAACAATCAGGGGGTGTTATTAGTCTGAAGGAATATTTTTTAAAAAAATTGTCTTGACAGGTATAAACTGAGAAGTAATATAATTGCTGAATCCTGTTTTTGATTCAACAGGAATGCCCTCACTATCCTCAGGGCGATAGTTAAATGTACGCTAACGGTGGCCGGCGAAAGGCCAAGCGCTTCCGCTACCATTCCCCGGTCCATTCCTTTCAGTCTTGACAACTCGAAAACTTTACGTTGCTGAGGACTGAGCAGTAATAAAGCTTTTTGTAATAACGACTGGATTTCGCTTACCTGCAACTGAGATTCAGCATCTGTTACCGTTGAGGGCATAAAATGGATCAAATCATCTTTCCTTTTACCTTCTTTGGCAATTCTCTTTAATACACTAAGGGATAAATTCCGCGAAACCGTATAAAGCCAGGCTTCTAAATTTTCGACTTCTCCCAGTTTACTGCGATTCTTCCATACTCTCAGGAATACATCCTGAACAATTTCTTCCGCATCAGGCTCACTTTCGGTGTATGCGAAGGCTATGGCATAAACCCTGTCTTTATGTCGAAGAAATAATGCTTCAAAAGCGCGTTGGCTTCCGGTCATTATTTCACTAATCAAGTCCTGCTCGTCACCCGGATATACCGTTTGAATGAGTATATTTCTTTT
The genomic region above belongs to Chitinophaga sp. 180180018-3 and contains:
- a CDS encoding RNA polymerase sigma-70 factor, which gives rise to MSEKRNILIQTVYPGDEQDLISEIMTGSQRAFEALFLRHKDRVYAIAFAYTESEPDAEEIVQDVFLRVWKNRSKLGEVENLEAWLYTVSRNLSLSVLKRIAKEGKRKDDLIHFMPSTVTDAESQLQVSEIQSLLQKALLLLSPQQRKVFELSRLKGMDRGMVAEALGLSPATVSVHLTIALRIVRAFLLNQKQDSAIILLLSLYLSRQFF